A stretch of DNA from Schizosaccharomyces osmophilus chromosome 2, complete sequence:
TGAACCATTAGATGAAAACTTGATATGGTGGGATCGTCTCTCCCTTCGTGGACAATTCGGGTGCATGGCTTGTGTAGTACTCATAACCACATTTATTGGAAATGttttaataaacaatgcCACTTCCGATAACAGTGATGATCAAGTAAATAAATGGCCTTTTATAGCTGGCTGTATTAGCTCgattttatatttctttgcGAGATTTCCTCAAATCATAAAGAACTacaaatccaaatccaCCGATGGTATGTGATGAAACATATATTTTAATATTTGTTGCTTTTTACTAACTCGTAATCTAGGACTTTctattattttctttattctttccaTGCTAGGAAATACAGCTTATACGTTGAGTATCTTGGTGTATCCCGCATCGGACTATATGAATTACTTCAGGACGAATATCCCATGGATATTTGGCGCTTTCAGTACCATTTTCTTAGACCTATTCATTTTCTACCAGTTTCTGCTTTACCGTCATCACTCAcatttttaaatgaatCCTAAAGAAATACGGAAAACTGCTAGAATATTACATTACCTATGGAATCTCTAATCCATTATTGCCAACTTGGTAGTAGTACGGCAGAAGGAAAGATGTCTAAAAGATTCATTAGCATGTATTTTAAGGGTAACATGAATATATTGCTTTGCAAAGGTAATTCGAGTAAGTCGAATTGCAAAAGCCATTCAAACATACCTTTTAACTGGGAAATGGGACGTTCAAAAACATCAGCTTTGTAGGTTGCGCGAGGAAATGTTGTCGTAAATGCAGAAGGTATAGGCACGTGAAGTTTCTCAGAAACTTGTTGCGCGACATCTTGTAAAGTCTGCTCTGCCGGTATGACAAGATTACACACTTGCCCTTGATGGCGAATGGAGAAACGACCCGAAGAAGGAGGACCACGAGAAGCGGCTTTCGTAGTAGCAGAGGTAGAAGGGGAAGCTGAAGTTGACGGCTTTTCCGTAGCAGGGGCATCAGTAGAGGAAGCGGTTTTCGTAGCTGACGAAGTAGCAGCAGcacgtttctttttatccGCCTCAATTTCGgccaaaatcttttttcgTTGTTCTTGATcttcaagtttttgttggcgcatcttttgaaactcACGGAGACGTGTTTGATTTTGGAGTTGTCGCTTGGCTTCAGCGGTTTCATCGTTagacttttgaagaattctaaagttctttttattttcctcCTGTTCCAGAGCTTTCtgttgcttcttcttctcttctgccttctttttcattgccTCGATAGCtgctttgatttcttcagGAGAACGCTGTTGAACCTATTCCAATGCACACTGTTAGCTATACCACACACATCATATGGTAGATccacttttctttatgcCAGCTCCACTGAACATTACATAcctcttcttctgtttcttcaaagttttcatGACCCGACTTGACGCCATGGAACTCTGCCATCTCGATGGACGAGAGCAGCTTACCGCAATCAGAGCATTTCAAAGTCATTTCTCTCTATTTCACCTCGATAGAGACAATGGAGGTATGGAGGTAAGGATTTGAGATACGATGAAACAAGGTAGAACTCTATGACAGTTGAAGCGTAAAACACAGTCTTCCTGTTAAGTCTACAAAGTCAAAAACTAGATATCGCTTTGATGGATAGAATTGAGAAGTGATTTGCGTTTTGCCTTATGTTTGGTTCTTTCTAGAAATCCTAAACTAGCTGTAGAGTGATGTAGACAGCTTAGCATGGTTTTATCTAAACCACCTTTCATTGCATTCGTAGGCAATAaacattttgaaaaaagttaaaaaatatataataaTAGACATTTTAATGGAATTATTGTAAACTAACCCTTCTGGGTTGGTTTACAATGTGAAGATCTCAGAacctttctttgtttttattgtaCCGCAAGCTCAATGGATTTTAtttcactctttttttttaaaaaaaaaaacttcaCTTTTACTTTCATTTACCTCTTAATTTcgtatatttctttttgttttctttgtttatatttccttttgtttatttacattttctttgatgtaAGAATTACGgcatttttcgtttcttaatgttttttaatttctccTTTGACTTCCGTAAATGATATCACTCCACCGAATAGTGCCTCTTCCCTTTACAATTCAAGTGTTCACTGCAGTTTCAGAGAATTCATCCCAATTTACTTGTTCTATTCACTTCTACTGCTCACGAATTGTTATTTTGAGTCCTGTTTAAAACAATAGACGATTTTGAAGAACCTACCTCAAATCCTCATTATTTTGAAATCGTAGATTTGTTGGAAGGACAACTCgctctcttttttatacacagttttcaattttgcGTGCCTCTTTCTTGTGCTAGTTACTTTTAGACTCTATTTTTAGAATTTCCTTGAAGCATTAAGTCTTTCCTGGAATTGATCGATTCGATCAACGTCTTTCAATATGTCAGTTGAATGCAAGAGCTCAATTTTCTTCCCAAGGCCACTTACTCAACTGGTCAAGCGAgattttcaattgtttaATCCGTCCCCCGTACCTATCGGCTTCAAGGTCAAAACAACTGCTCCAAAGCAGTATTGTGTGCGTCCCAATGGCGGCAGAATCGACCCTCATTCATCTGCGTCCATTCAAGGTATGCtgatttgcttttcttcttctctatGTTAGCGCGGATGAAAGGAATCGTTGGTCTTTGTACATCCTACTAACCACTGCATCTAGTCATCTTGCAACCTTTGGATCATGAGCCAGCACCTAATGCCAAGTGCCGTGACAAGTTTCTCGTTCAAAGTGCAGAACTTCGACCGGAACTTGAAGGAGTTGACATTACTGAGATCGTAagtccctttttttttttttggctttgcACATACTAACtagcttttttctttagtgGAATCAAGTAAGAAGAGAAGACATTCATGAGCGTAAAATCCGCTGCTTTTTTGGTGACCCCtcggaagaagaagctttaCACCGCCACAAAAATTCTTTATCAAGCTCTGCAGGTAGTGCTGCTTTTGTATCTCAGGGTCCCAATCCTGCCTATGGCAGACAAGCTCAACAACCTTCTGGAAATTCTGGTCCCCCTATTGTCACACAGCCTGCTCAAACGCCTCGTTCCTCGGTTGATGCGCCTGGCCCCTCAACGACAGCTTCAAAGGCCGCACCCCCAACTTATACAGGTGAGCCGTTTGCCGCAACTACAAATACAACGCATTCAAATACTTCTGCTCCTGCACCTGCACCTGCATCCAATCCCATCAATCCCCGATTTCAATCGGCAGTTGCTATGTCGCCTACTGAGCCAAAATCATCGACGACTACTCATTTTGGAAACACACTTTTACCGGCTACAAAATCTACGTCTACCTTTGGTCGACCCACGAGTGGCGCCAAAGTTGTACCTCAAATTCACAATACTGTCACTATACAAACTGCTGTTTTATTGGCCgttatttgtttcttggTAGGCCTTCTATTCTAATCTAGATATATTGATGCGTGTTCAACCATCCAATTCCGCTTTCGTTTCCCACGTTCATTCCATTAGTTGCTCCATAGTAGTGTAAATGATTTTGTGGTGCCTGTAGTTGTTGAATAGCAGCGTTTCTATCTCGTAAAATTGGTTCGTTTTCTCGTAATTCCTTTAAATATACAACAGCCTCTTGTAACCGGTTATGGGATTTTTGATTATGCTCCTCCAATTCTTCGATTGGCAAAAGCGGCAGAATCGGCCGCTCCTCCAATTGTTTAAGTACCACCAGCCAAGCTCCTGTAAGCTCATAGTAAGCTTGGCTTTTATAAACATTATGATTAGGATTATGAAATTCCGGGAGCTGATGAACGACGTTAGTAGCAGCATCCAAGAAGGCAAAattatattcaaaacaagTGGAATGAGGGGGTAAATAACATGGAACTAAATCATTTAAAGCATGTAAAACAGCCATGTACTTTTCACGAATTCGGTTAAATGCATACTCTCCTCTCTTATCCCCACCGTAGGGGAAAGAAGAGTGCAACGTTTCGGACAATTTTTGCATGGTACCGATGCATGTTTCCAAGGAAGGTACGGGTAACTTTTCACGAATATCGCGTCCTAAATCTGGATGCTTCTCAACACATTGAAGCAGCAAGGATACCAGCTGTTGTTTTTCTGTATACTGAAACAAACGAGGTAGAGGTAGTTGATTTCCAACAGGCAATTGTCGAGCTTTTTTCACTATAGGTTCATCAGAATCCGCTTTGCGCTTCTTCATATAAGAATAAGAGAgtgtttccatttttttttagaatcaATAACAACGGCGTTAAGGAAAAAGTTCAAATGCAACGAGGGGAGGaatcgaaaagaaattaaagtTTATTATGCGataagaagagaaaaaacaatcaacACGATTATAAGGGACAACgaataaattaaaattgaataaagaACAAGACCTGAAAATCAAGTGAGTCCTCTTGAATAGGAATAGGCCGAAAGAAATTTGCGGAATATCACAGGaatcaaaggaaaacaGGTAAAAAACCTCACTAAACGCTTCCCTAAATATAAGGAAAAGCCGGATATGAATTGGACTCTAACTTTCAAACTTTGCCAAAAGagatttttgaagagaTCACCAGGaaacgaaaagcaagaaagaaaatgtcTTGCTTACAAGATaatgatggaagaaaagagcaATCAAACAACCTTTTCTTCGGTTTTCAATATATTACCCAAGTAATGGAAAAAGGTAGATTGAAGAAGTCGTTTATACTGAAGTAGCCCCAAAGTAGGAGAAGAATAAGGAATTTCGCCGATACGATAGACTAAATTTAGCGAAGCACACTAATTCCAGTTCAAATTGGTAAAtaaattttcaataaataaagcGTAACTAGCATaatatgtaaataaataagaacAAAGTCcctgtaaacaaacaagcTGAAGAttcaagaaataaaaaaaaaaaagttcaagTTCAAAAGGACCTCACAAGTAAATTTTATGGTTCTACGGGGAGAATTTCTGGATCATTCAGTAATGGGCTTCTTCATAGATTGATAAAAATTGTTGCATT
This window harbors:
- the stm1 gene encoding vacuolar amino acid transmembrane transporter Stm1 codes for the protein MLGVQLSETIFKFLVDFSSFLGALSLGCWVVLLIPQLLENYKNQSSDSISPLFLILWLVGDVFNIIGSVWGNVSSTVLVLAVYYIGADFVLLLQVYYYRWKAFRKSRQEHEPLLQSRSLEEGLHEPLDENLIWWDRLSLRGQFGCMACVVLITTFIGNVLINNATSDNSDDQVNKWPFIAGCISSILYFFARFPQIIKNYKSKSTDGLSIIFFILSMLGNTAYTLSILVYPASDYMNYFRTNIPWIFGAFSTIFLDLFIFYQFLLYRHHSHF
- the scs22 gene encoding VAP family protein Scs22; this translates as MSVECKSSIFFPRPLTQLVKRDFQLFNPSPVPIGFKVKTTAPKQYCVRPNGGRIDPHSSASIQVILQPLDHEPAPNAKCRDKFLVQSAELRPELEGVDITEIWNQVRREDIHERKIRCFFGDPSEEEALHRHKNSLSSSAGSAAFVSQGPNPAYGRQAQQPSGNSGPPIVTQPAQTPRSSVDAPGPSTTASKAAPPTYTGEPFAATTNTTHSNTSAPAPAPASNPINPRFQSAVAMSPTEPKSSTTTHFGNTLLPATKSTSTFGRPTSGAKVVPQIHNTVTIQTAVLLAVICFLVGLLF
- a CDS encoding zf-C2H2 type zinc finger protein/UBA domain protein, which encodes MTLKCSDCGKLLSSIEMAEFHGVKSGHENFEETEEEVQQRSPEEIKAAIEAMKKKAEEKKKQQKALEQEENKKNFRILQKSNDETAEAKRQLQNQTRLREFQKMRQQKLEDQEQRKKILAEIEADKKKRAAATSSATKTASSTDAPATEKPSTSASPSTSATTKAASRGPPSSGRFSIRHQGQVCNLVIPAEQTLQDVAQQVSEKLHVPIPSAFTTTFPRATYKADVFERPISQLKDIFPSAVLLPSWQ
- the cut8 gene encoding tethering factor for nuclear proteasome Cut8, encoding METLSYSYMKKRKADSDEPIVKKARQLPVGNQLPLPRLFQYTEKQQLVSLLLQCVEKHPDLGRDIREKLPVPSLETCIGTMQKLSETLHSSFPYGGDKRGEYAFNRIREKYMAVLHALNDLVPCYLPPHSTCFEYNFAFLDAATNVVHQLPEFHNPNHNVYKSQAYYELTGAWLVVLKQLEERPILPLLPIEELEEHNQKSHNRLQEAVVYLKELRENEPILRDRNAAIQQLQAPQNHLHYYGATNGMNVGNESGIGWLNTHQYI